The genomic window TGTATAAAATTGCGGCTATGGTTTTCGTGAGATACTCATCAAACGAACCTTTAGCCAGTTAAATTATTTTTTGGATTGCAAAAGTACAAACTTTTTTTCAGATTACCAAGATGCTTTTTTAACACCTGGAATTAATCCATTATTTGCCATTTCACGAAATGTTACACGTGAAATACCAAATTGACGAATATAACCTCTTGGTCTTCCTGTTAATTTACAACGATTGTGTAAACGAACTGGTGAAGCATTTTTTGGTAATTTTTGCAAACCTACTGAATCTCCAGCTTCTTTCAAAGCTTTTCTTTTTTCAGCATACTTTGCTACCGTTCTTTCTCTCTTCACCTCGCGGGCTTTCATTGATTCTTTAGCCATGTCTTAATTCTTTTTAAAAGGTAATCCTAATTCAGCCAATAGTGACTTTGCTTCCTTGTCTGTTTTTGCAGAAGTAACAAAAGTAATATCCATACCTGAAATTTTGTTTACTTTATCAATATCAATTTCTGGGAAAATGATTTGCTCCAAAACACCAAGGTTATAGTTCCCTCTTCCGTCAAAACCAGTAGC from Flavobacterium eburneipallidum includes these protein-coding regions:
- the rpsN gene encoding 30S ribosomal protein S14, translated to MAKESMKAREVKRERTVAKYAEKRKALKEAGDSVGLQKLPKNASPVRLHNRCKLTGRPRGYIRQFGISRVTFREMANNGLIPGVKKASW